One Betta splendens chromosome 16, fBetSpl5.4, whole genome shotgun sequence genomic window carries:
- the slc6a3 gene encoding sodium-dependent dopamine transporter — translation MSSVVAPEKPTPNAMVPKEVELILVKEQNGVQFTSTTLVTPPQTNASGEEERETWGKKIDFLLSVIGFAVDLANVWRFPYLCYKNGGGAFLVPYLFFMVIAGMPLFYMELAVGQYNREGAAGVWKICPIFKGVGFTVILISLYVGFYYNVIISWALFYLFSSFSGELPWVHCNNTWNTPNCSDWADNSSVSDIYKATPAQEYFERAVLHIQDSNGIDDLGRPRWQLTSCLAVVIVLLYFSLWKGVKTSGKVVWITATMPYVVLTVLLLRGVTLPGAIDGIKAYLSVDFLRLCDAKVWIEAATQICFSLGVGFGVLIAFSSYNKFSNNCYRDAIITTSINSLTSFFSGFVVFSFLGYMSYKHNVALDKVARDGAGLVFVIYPEAIATLPGSSVWAVIFFIMLLTLGIDSAMGGMESVITGLIDEFKFLHKHRELFTLFIVVATFLISLFCVTNGGMYVFTLLDHFAAGTSILFGVLIEAIGIAWFYGVDRFSDDIEEMIGQRPGRYWRLCWKFVSPCFLLFMVVVSFATFNPPNYGSYMFPPWANMVGWCLAMSSMTMVPLYAVYKLCTLPGKLCNRLAYAITPETEHHLIENGEVRQFTLQHWLVV, via the exons gaggagagggagacgtgGGGGAAGAAGATCGACTTCCTCCTCTCCGTCATAGGATTTGCCGTGGACCTGGCCAACGTCTGGCGATTCCCCTACCTCTGCTACAAGAACGGAGGAG GTGCCTTCCTGGTGCCGTACCTGTTCTTCATGGTGATCGCAGGCATGCCCCTCTTCTATATGGAGCTGGCTGTGGGTCAGTACAACAGGGAGGGGGCGGCCGGAGTGTGGAAGATTTGCCCCATATTTAAAG GTGTCGGCTTCACCGTCATCCTGATCTCCCTGTACGTGGGCTTCTACTACAACGTCATCATCTCCTGGGCCCTGTTCTACCTCTTCTCCTCGTTCTCCGGGGAGCTCCCCTGGGTGCACTGCAACAACACCTGGAACACCCCCAACTGCTCCGACTGGGCCGACAACAGCTCCGTCAGTGACATTTACAAGGCCACGCCCGCTCAGGAATACTTTGA GCGAGCGGTGCTCCACATCCAGGACAGTAACGGTATTGACGACCTGGGTCGACCACGCTGGCAGTTGACTTCCTGCTTAGCCGTGGTCATCGTGCTTCTCTACTTCAGTCTCTGGAAGGGAGTCAAGACCTCCGGCAAG GTTGTGTGGATCACAGCCACCATGCCCTACGTGGTcctgactgtgctgctgctccgcggGGTCACTCTGCCTGGAGCCATCGATGGCATTAAGGCGTACCTCTCTGTGGACTTCCTGAGACTTTGCGATGCCAAG GTCTGGATCGAGGCAGCCACACAGATCTGTTTCTCCCTGGGAGTGGGTTTTGGTGTGTTAATTGCCTTTTCCAGCTACAACAAATTCAGCAACAACTGTTACAG AGACGCCATCATCACCACCTCCATCAACTCCTTAACCAGCTTCTTCTCTGGCTTCGTCGTCTTCTCCTTCCTTGGGTACATGTCGTACAAGCACAACGTGGCCCTGGACAAGGTCGCCAGAGATG GCGCCGGCTTGGTGTTCGTCATTTACCCAGAAGCCATTGCGACTTTGCCCGGGTCGTCTGTGTGGGCCGTGATCTTCTTCATCATGCTGTTGACGCTGGGCATTGACAGTGCT ATGGGAGGGATGGAGTCTGTGATAACAGGACTGATCGATGAATTCAAGTTCCTACACAAGCACCGAGAGCTCTTCACGCTCTTCATTGTTGTGGCCACCTTCCTCATATCCCTGTTCTGCGTTAcaaat GGTGGGATGtacgtgtttactctgctgGACCACTTCGCGGCAGGAACATCGATTCTTTTTGGAGTGCTTATTGAAGCCATCGGCATCGCGTGGTTCTATG GGGTGGATCGTTTCAGTGATGACATTGAGGAGATGATTGGCCAGCGACCAGGGAGGTACTGGAGGTTGTGCTGGAAGTTCGTCAGCCCCTGCTTCCTTTTG TTCATGGTGGTTGTGAGCTTTGCCACGTTCAACCCTCCCAACTACGGCTCCTACATGTTTCCCCCGTGGGCCAACATGGTGGGATGGTGTCTCGCCATGTCCTCCATGACCATGGTGCCTCTCTATGCCGTCTACAAGCTGTGCACGCTGCCTGGGAAGCTTTGCAAC AGACTGGCTTATGCCATCACCCCAGAGACAGAACATCACTTGATTGAAAATGGGGAGGTCCGGCAGTTCACT CTGCAGCACTGGCTGGTGGTCTGA